GATACACAGAAGCACAAACAGCACGTCAGCCATTTCGTCTTCGAGATTTCCCTGATTGCTTCCCTCCCGGTGCGATTGTTCTCCGTAGCGGCGGGCCATGATACGTGCCATTTCACCAACTTCCTCCATCAGCAGAGCAAGGTTGGTGAGTTCATTAAAGTATCGAACGCCGTGTTCCTTTATCCATTGATCGGCTTTTTCCTGGGCTTCCTTCAGTGTCATCATTCCTTGTTTTTGGTATCCATAATGATCGTTACCGGTCCGTCGTTAACAATGTGCACCTGCATGTAGGCGCCAAATTTACCGGTTTCCACCACGCAACCGGAAACCTGACGCAGGGTATGCACGAATTGGTTGAACAGGGGTTCTGCGGTTTCAGGCCTTGCGGCCCGGCTGTAAGAAGGCCTGTTGCCCTTACGGGTACTGGCATGAAGGGTGAACTGGCTGATGACCAGAATTTCACCCCGTACATCCTGCACCGAGAGATTCATGACACCATCGGCATCGTCAAAAATGCGCAGGCGGGAAATTTTTCCGCATAACCAATCAATATCGTCCGGGGTATCTGACTCTTCAATGCCGACAAGAATCATTAATCCCGCTCCCAGTGACTTTTTTTCCGTATTGTCGATGGTTACTTCTGAAAATGTGGTTCGTTGAATGACGGCACGCATAGCTGAAATGTTATACGGTTACCTGAAACAAAATATCCCGGCACTTCTTCCGTT
This Bacteroidales bacterium DNA region includes the following protein-coding sequences:
- a CDS encoding nucleotide pyrophosphohydrolase, with the protein product MTLKEAQEKADQWIKEHGVRYFNELTNLALLMEEVGEMARIMARRYGEQSHREGSNQGNLEDEMADVLFVLLCIANQTGIDLTTALEKNLQKKTSRDANRHKANPKLKQ
- a CDS encoding D-tyrosyl-tRNA(Tyr) deacylase; the protein is MRAVIQRTTFSEVTIDNTEKKSLGAGLMILVGIEESDTPDDIDWLCGKISRLRIFDDADGVMNLSVQDVRGEILVISQFTLHASTRKGNRPSYSRAARPETAEPLFNQFVHTLRQVSGCVVETGKFGAYMQVHIVNDGPVTIIMDTKNKE